Proteins encoded within one genomic window of Haloarcula marismortui ATCC 43049:
- a CDS encoding glycosyltransferase family 4 protein, whose translation MRVGLTLYGSLDEQSGGFRYDRKLVEGLRAAGDTVECIQLPWRDYHRGLLDNGSRKLRQRLDVDVDVMLQDELAHPSLVRTNRALSYPIVSIVHHLRASEPRRLAPLYRAVERRYLGTVQAVVCNSATTRNVVTNLGVDPEDTVVAPPAGDQFDPDIDRATIERRATTEPLQVVFVGNVSPRKGLDTLVDGVAAAAVDIDLTVVGRHVDAAHVTSVQERVREHDLADRVQFAGRLPDGELAKTLRSSHVLAVPSRYEGFGIVYLEGMSFGLPALATRAGGAADIVTDDETGVLVDPDDSAAVARELERFATDRDRLAEMGWAARRNYETHPDWEETVGRVRDLLSDIVQPTEVPA comes from the coding sequence ATGAGGGTCGGCCTGACCCTGTACGGGAGCCTCGACGAGCAGTCAGGCGGGTTTCGATACGATAGAAAACTCGTCGAGGGACTCCGAGCGGCCGGCGACACTGTCGAGTGTATCCAGCTCCCCTGGCGTGACTACCACAGAGGGCTGCTCGACAACGGGTCGCGAAAGCTCCGCCAGCGGCTGGATGTGGATGTCGATGTCATGTTACAGGACGAACTCGCCCATCCGTCGCTCGTCCGCACAAACCGTGCCCTCTCGTACCCGATTGTCAGCATCGTCCACCACTTGCGGGCGAGCGAGCCGCGCCGACTTGCACCGCTGTACCGGGCGGTCGAGCGTCGCTACCTCGGGACTGTTCAGGCCGTGGTCTGTAACAGCGCCACGACCCGAAACGTCGTTACCAACCTCGGCGTCGACCCCGAGGACACCGTCGTCGCGCCGCCGGCTGGGGACCAGTTCGACCCTGATATCGACCGAGCGACAATCGAGCGACGGGCTACCACCGAGCCGCTGCAGGTTGTTTTCGTCGGAAATGTCTCGCCTCGAAAGGGGCTCGATACGCTCGTCGATGGTGTGGCTGCGGCTGCTGTCGACATCGACCTCACCGTCGTCGGTCGCCACGTCGATGCAGCCCACGTGACTTCGGTACAGGAGCGCGTCCGCGAACACGATTTAGCTGACCGCGTGCAGTTCGCGGGTCGGCTCCCAGACGGCGAGTTGGCGAAAACCCTCCGGTCGAGCCACGTCCTTGCGGTACCGTCCCGGTACGAAGGGTTCGGCATCGTCTATCTGGAGGGGATGAGCTTCGGCCTCCCGGCGCTGGCCACCCGGGCTGGCGGAGCGGCCGACATCGTAACCGACGACGAAACAGGGGTACTCGTCGACCCGGACGACTCGGCAGCCGTCGCTCGCGAACTGGAGCGGTTCGCCACCGACCGGGACCGCTTGGCTGAGATGGGGTGGGCCGCGAGACGGAACTACGAGACGCACCCGGATTGGGAAGAGACGGTCGGGCGGGTTCGGGACCTGCTGTCTGATATTGTTCAGCCCACGGAGGTACCGGCGTGA
- a CDS encoding MTH865 family protein — protein sequence MTADTAEQLRAELESVFTNAEYPVEEPMELVPALPDGPGTTFEAGDVRVGVMDFGAEYADYQEYPYETAEALIDDLMTGFREEGLFD from the coding sequence ATGACAGCAGATACTGCTGAGCAGCTCAGAGCGGAATTAGAGTCGGTGTTCACGAACGCAGAGTACCCCGTCGAAGAACCGATGGAACTGGTGCCAGCCCTGCCGGACGGTCCCGGTACGACATTTGAGGCGGGTGATGTACGCGTCGGGGTGATGGATTTCGGTGCAGAATACGCCGACTATCAAGAGTACCCGTACGAGACGGCAGAGGCCCTCATTGACGATCTGATGACTGGGTTTCGGGAAGAAGGACTGTTTGACTGA
- a CDS encoding PQQ-binding-like beta-propeller repeat protein produces the protein MVATGTVASVAGCSSTCPDEGAPDPSHTVESGIENPGFETVPDGSWPLPRFDAANTGYAPVQMKTTAPSVSWQADVSPSATGGEDTSVSAVVVADETVVLATPTGVVALSLRDGTEQWRREFTPATVPSAVDIGDGATSPVIANGRVFLATADGIAALEVADGAVAWRNTDTAGAGVPTVTDDALFVPTTDGVARFDTDDGNRQWTADADGTRLAVADDTVVVAGTEIVAIDAATGVVQWRRSDRPGGHPVVSDGTVYVSNTYGDLLGRSLTDGTEQWRLDNRRSLEFPVVTPEGVYAIERPGEASSATFAFDRVDDGPPEPRWCSEIKLGGAVTAAADDAVFTFQREDGLTAFTTRFGEAVWQYPVEYQAVSLAILDGGVVGVSPDGTVVALGGE, from the coding sequence ATGGTCGCCACCGGAACAGTCGCCAGCGTCGCTGGCTGTTCGTCGACGTGCCCCGATGAGGGCGCGCCAGACCCATCACATACCGTTGAATCAGGTATCGAGAACCCCGGCTTCGAGACGGTACCCGATGGCTCATGGCCCTTACCGCGGTTCGATGCAGCGAACACGGGCTATGCACCAGTCCAGATGAAAACGACAGCACCATCGGTCAGCTGGCAAGCAGATGTTTCTCCATCCGCTACTGGCGGTGAAGACACGAGTGTAAGCGCGGTCGTCGTCGCGGACGAAACTGTCGTGCTAGCGACTCCAACCGGTGTCGTCGCGCTGTCGCTCCGTGACGGGACAGAGCAGTGGCGGCGCGAATTCACACCAGCAACAGTCCCGTCAGCAGTCGACATTGGAGACGGCGCAACGTCACCAGTGATTGCTAACGGTCGTGTCTTTCTCGCGACGGCGGACGGTATCGCTGCACTCGAAGTTGCGGACGGCGCTGTTGCGTGGCGAAACACCGACACGGCCGGGGCGGGCGTTCCAACAGTGACTGATGACGCCCTATTCGTTCCCACGACTGATGGAGTAGCGAGATTTGATACCGACGATGGAAACCGGCAGTGGACGGCAGACGCCGACGGGACGAGGCTGGCCGTGGCAGACGACACTGTCGTTGTGGCCGGTACGGAGATAGTTGCGATAGACGCCGCAACCGGGGTGGTCCAGTGGCGACGCTCGGACCGGCCCGGTGGACATCCTGTCGTGTCCGATGGGACGGTCTACGTGAGCAACACGTACGGCGACCTGCTCGGCCGGTCACTCACAGACGGGACCGAGCAGTGGCGTCTCGACAACAGGCGGTCACTTGAGTTTCCGGTCGTGACGCCCGAAGGCGTGTACGCAATCGAGCGCCCGGGTGAGGCATCCAGCGCGACGTTCGCGTTTGACCGGGTCGATGACGGCCCACCGGAGCCCCGGTGGTGCTCGGAAATCAAGCTCGGTGGAGCGGTGACTGCCGCGGCTGATGACGCTGTGTTCACGTTCCAGCGCGAAGATGGTCTCACCGCATTCACAACGCGTTTCGGCGAGGCAGTGTGGCAGTATCCGGTCGAATATCAGGCTGTTTCACTGGCGATACTCGATGGCGGAGTCGTGGGCGTCTCTCCGGATGGCACTGTTGTGGCTCTCGGAGGTGAGTGA
- a CDS encoding pyridoxamine 5'-phosphate oxidase family protein, which translates to MSSDFQPLLGAELEDSVIDEVLTERGVGVLSMAAEGVPYGVPLSFGYDGEDTLYFVFLGATTELRKETYAEQADVASFTTFDIGPDGAWRSVIVAGPLSRIEIDEWDTARESLADNAYQSNLLSEYELQENPNVWALKAQKRSGRAVGQQ; encoded by the coding sequence ATGAGTTCAGATTTCCAGCCCTTACTGGGCGCGGAGTTGGAAGATTCGGTCATTGATGAGGTACTAACTGAGAGGGGTGTTGGTGTGCTGTCGATGGCCGCTGAAGGAGTGCCATACGGCGTGCCGCTCTCCTTCGGATACGACGGAGAGGACACCCTGTACTTCGTGTTTCTGGGCGCAACCACCGAGCTCCGAAAGGAGACGTATGCGGAGCAAGCTGACGTAGCTAGTTTCACCACCTTCGATATTGGTCCGGACGGTGCATGGCGGAGTGTGATCGTCGCCGGCCCGCTCAGCCGTATTGAAATTGACGAATGGGACACCGCACGTGAGTCACTCGCCGATAACGCATACCAGTCAAACCTGCTCTCTGAGTACGAACTGCAGGAGAATCCCAACGTGTGGGCACTGAAAGCGCAAAAACGGTCAGGCCGCGCTGTTGGCCAGCAGTGA
- a CDS encoding DUF6498-containing protein, with the protein MPSTGQLLRTADSRRTDLLGTIASNSLPIVGVAFLDWSAAALLFLYWFELGVDSVWALVRAVFAGRPPEIETGTLLIGPLAARQYSLSVPRTGLRVYLTTLLVLPVTILILTAVWLFTGALLVGPLPEPSTETLTGVLLATVGIFVLTGVTTVRKYFYNGEYRNHNSTTAFRGLLPRICTVFFGGILTLTLLTAATEGPEAELGSLDPSVVGLPLLLMVVCFKFMSDLLGVYSDRLAVYFKSYDQEYGWQTAPPKARSIDGTRTAAPECARPVRLGRVIGGLLRLPYHPGSASIGGIGLLVAALFAIGGAWDTVAVIVAASVSIPILLLCLDQLLRYGTIEYRIDPDAGVLVAYDRLFGTALWRIESWAESGLRVEKTPLDSLLGTETVTIKHADGEYLLPHLPDAAAVVAAFDRQPERSEPIIPGRAGLLG; encoded by the coding sequence ATGCCCTCCACCGGACAGCTCCTCCGGACAGCGGATAGCCGTCGGACAGACCTCCTCGGCACTATCGCCTCGAATTCGCTTCCAATTGTTGGTGTTGCGTTCCTCGACTGGAGTGCGGCTGCATTGCTGTTTCTCTACTGGTTTGAGCTTGGTGTCGACTCAGTCTGGGCACTCGTCCGGGCAGTGTTCGCTGGTCGCCCGCCGGAGATTGAGACCGGCACCTTACTCATAGGACCGTTGGCGGCACGACAATACTCTCTCTCCGTCCCAAGAACCGGCCTGCGAGTCTATCTTACGACGTTGCTCGTGCTCCCAGTTACCATTCTCATCTTGACGGCCGTCTGGTTGTTTACTGGGGCCCTGCTCGTCGGGCCACTGCCGGAACCCAGCACAGAGACGCTAACTGGTGTGCTACTGGCAACTGTCGGGATTTTCGTTCTGACGGGCGTTACAACGGTACGGAAGTACTTCTACAACGGGGAGTATCGGAACCACAACTCGACGACGGCGTTTCGTGGCCTGTTACCTCGGATATGCACCGTCTTTTTCGGTGGGATACTCACTCTGACACTGCTAACGGCCGCTACGGAGGGGCCTGAAGCGGAACTCGGCAGTCTTGATCCATCTGTCGTTGGACTGCCGCTATTACTTATGGTCGTTTGCTTCAAATTCATGTCTGACCTCTTGGGCGTCTATAGCGACCGCCTTGCCGTCTATTTTAAGTCATACGACCAGGAATACGGCTGGCAAACGGCCCCGCCGAAGGCACGGTCTATCGACGGGACACGCACTGCTGCACCTGAGTGCGCTCGCCCGGTTCGGTTGGGGCGGGTCATCGGCGGCCTCCTCAGACTCCCATACCACCCGGGAAGCGCATCTATCGGCGGTATAGGACTTCTCGTTGCGGCCCTGTTTGCAATTGGGGGTGCGTGGGACACCGTCGCCGTCATTGTTGCTGCAAGCGTTAGCATCCCGATTCTCCTGCTGTGTCTCGATCAGCTACTTCGATACGGGACGATCGAATACCGAATTGACCCTGATGCTGGTGTCCTCGTCGCATATGATCGTCTGTTTGGCACAGCACTCTGGCGCATCGAGTCGTGGGCGGAAAGCGGCCTGCGCGTTGAGAAGACCCCTCTTGATTCGCTGCTCGGAACAGAGACGGTTACTATCAAACACGCCGATGGCGAGTATCTACTGCCACATCTACCTGATGCCGCCGCAGTCGTCGCGGCGTTTGACCGGCAACCCGAGCGGTCAGAACCGATAATCCCTGGTCGGGCTGGTCTACTCGGGTGA
- a CDS encoding aldo/keto reductase — translation MHCLFVGAGSIAAEYAAELADSPLSLAGVCDLEEDRATALAAAHDCPAFTDLDTALSAVDAPLVVNLTNHAAHAPVTRTALEAGRHVYSQKPLALDEAAAAELLALAQDRNLALGCAPGTPDAPSQRRAGQMLADGRMGPVQLGYAHAHVGRVTDWHDRPGSFLSIGPLYDGGVYPLALLVSWFGPVKSVQTATTLDSWPEREPERPSAPSHVEAMLSFDGGLTVRLTASFYAPHRSREFYGLELHGDDGSLYLRGTGAMADSTTAVQYGRIGREYIDAPAQHPTQPYRYLDPVESLAASVTRGTPSRMTGRRGAHIVAVCNAIETAAETGESETVSDYGTAADSTPPPTVTPDRDWDGSREQAIRLPAIGFGCSRYRDGTYIDRADSIAAALDAGYRLLDSAELYGNEHRIGRILAAPGAPDRRRVFILGKVWRTNHRRKHMLTACRSSLDELGIDAFDCYALHWPEALAHRGSLTRLAEKSVARQEALTFPKNDRGDIETDSVSLQRAWENLEALHERGWTRTLGLCNVSQTQLETVIETGTVRPALVQVERHPYQPQTDLIEYCHERGIRVVAHSPLSAPGLLDEPVLAAIAEEYGLSPAGVVLAWNVTQGVVPIPSSTTPSHIVENLAAAGQRLDAEACARIEALRQPDFER, via the coding sequence GTGCATTGTCTGTTCGTCGGTGCGGGCAGTATCGCGGCGGAGTACGCGGCCGAACTGGCAGACAGCCCGCTCTCGCTGGCGGGCGTCTGCGACCTCGAAGAAGACCGGGCGACAGCACTCGCCGCGGCGCACGACTGCCCGGCCTTTACCGACCTCGACACCGCGCTTTCCGCCGTTGACGCGCCGCTGGTTGTGAACCTGACGAACCACGCCGCCCACGCACCGGTGACCCGAACGGCGCTCGAAGCCGGACGGCACGTCTACTCGCAAAAGCCCCTCGCACTGGACGAGGCGGCGGCCGCGGAGCTCTTGGCGCTGGCCCAAGACCGGAATCTGGCATTGGGCTGTGCCCCGGGGACGCCCGATGCGCCCTCACAGCGTCGCGCCGGGCAAATGCTCGCCGACGGCCGTATGGGACCCGTTCAGCTGGGGTACGCCCACGCCCACGTCGGTCGCGTGACAGATTGGCACGACCGACCCGGCTCGTTTCTCTCTATCGGGCCGCTGTACGACGGGGGCGTCTATCCGCTCGCGCTGCTGGTCTCGTGGTTCGGCCCTGTCAAATCCGTTCAGACCGCAACGACACTCGATAGCTGGCCCGAGCGAGAGCCAGAGCGACCGTCTGCGCCCAGCCACGTCGAGGCGATGCTTTCGTTCGACGGAGGGCTGACGGTCCGGCTGACCGCGAGCTTCTACGCGCCACACCGGAGCCGCGAGTTCTACGGGCTCGAACTCCACGGTGACGACGGGTCGCTATATCTCCGTGGGACCGGCGCGATGGCTGATAGTACGACCGCCGTGCAGTACGGTCGTATCGGCCGCGAATACATCGATGCTCCCGCACAGCACCCCACGCAACCCTACCGCTATCTCGACCCGGTCGAGTCGCTTGCGGCCAGTGTCACCCGGGGGACCCCATCGCGGATGACGGGTCGCCGCGGTGCCCACATTGTTGCAGTCTGTAATGCGATTGAGACGGCTGCCGAGACGGGCGAGTCTGAGACTGTGTCCGACTACGGCACGGCGGCGGACTCAACGCCACCGCCGACCGTCACCCCGGACAGAGACTGGGACGGGAGCCGGGAGCAAGCGATCCGGCTCCCGGCTATCGGCTTTGGCTGTTCCCGATATCGTGACGGAACGTACATCGACCGTGCGGACTCTATCGCGGCGGCCCTCGACGCCGGCTACCGACTGCTTGACAGCGCTGAACTGTACGGGAACGAGCACCGTATCGGCCGCATTCTGGCTGCCCCCGGTGCCCCCGACCGGCGTCGGGTGTTCATACTCGGGAAAGTCTGGCGCACGAACCACCGTCGAAAGCACATGCTGACGGCCTGTCGGAGCAGTCTCGACGAACTGGGTATCGACGCGTTCGACTGCTATGCCCTGCACTGGCCCGAGGCGTTAGCTCATCGCGGGTCGCTAACGCGACTGGCCGAGAAATCGGTCGCGCGTCAGGAGGCGTTGACCTTCCCCAAAAACGATCGTGGCGACATCGAGACGGACTCGGTCTCACTCCAGCGCGCCTGGGAGAATCTGGAGGCCCTCCACGAACGAGGCTGGACGCGCACGCTCGGGCTCTGTAACGTCTCGCAGACACAACTGGAGACAGTCATCGAAACGGGGACTGTCAGGCCGGCGCTGGTACAGGTCGAGCGCCATCCGTACCAGCCACAGACAGACCTCATTGAATACTGCCACGAACGCGGCATCAGGGTCGTCGCTCACTCCCCGCTGTCAGCCCCCGGACTGCTCGACGAGCCTGTTCTGGCGGCTATCGCGGAGGAGTACGGCCTATCACCAGCCGGCGTGGTACTGGCCTGGAACGTCACACAGGGCGTCGTTCCGATTCCGTCCAGTACGACACCGTCCCACATCGTCGAGAACCTCGCCGCCGCTGGGCAGCGACTCGACGCAGAAGCGTGTGCCCGCATCGAGGCACTTCGACAGCCGGATTTCGAGCGGTAA
- a CDS encoding heavy-metal-associated domain-containing protein codes for MSTALTVEGMSCGHCEQTVEEAIEALDGVKDAEADRDAEQVSVDGDVSTEQLIAAVEDAGYDART; via the coding sequence ATGTCCACGGCACTGACCGTCGAAGGGATGAGTTGCGGTCACTGTGAGCAGACCGTCGAGGAGGCCATCGAGGCCCTTGACGGTGTCAAAGACGCTGAAGCCGACAGAGACGCCGAGCAGGTGTCTGTCGACGGCGATGTCAGCACGGAACAACTCATCGCCGCTGTGGAGGATGCGGGGTATGACGCGAGGACCTGA
- a CDS encoding MaoC family dehydratase, with translation MQFYEDIVVGDVRQSDGYTVSKSEITEFGEKYDPQPFHTDEEAAKDSVFGGLVASGWQTAAICMRLNVETSKDMATQAGVGVDNLRWHQPLQPGDTLRLRTEIIDKRPSDSDPSRGYLTARHEGLNQDDELVISYEATAMIRRETDE, from the coding sequence ATGCAATTTTACGAGGATATCGTGGTCGGCGACGTCCGGCAGTCGGATGGATACACTGTGTCGAAATCCGAAATCACCGAATTCGGCGAAAAGTATGACCCGCAACCGTTTCACACCGACGAGGAGGCAGCGAAAGACTCAGTCTTTGGCGGACTAGTCGCCTCTGGGTGGCAGACCGCCGCGATCTGTATGCGTCTCAACGTCGAGACCAGCAAGGACATGGCGACACAGGCTGGCGTCGGCGTCGACAATCTCCGCTGGCATCAGCCACTCCAGCCCGGTGACACGCTACGATTACGAACCGAAATCATCGACAAGCGACCCTCCGACAGTGACCCGAGCCGGGGGTACCTCACCGCCCGCCACGAAGGACTGAATCAGGACGATGAACTGGTCATCTCATACGAGGCGACAGCCATGATCCGCCGCGAGACCGACGAGTGA
- a CDS encoding DCC1-like thiol-disulfide oxidoreductase family protein → MARFSSVLIYDGECPYCSVAAKALEQVDDIGAISWYDESAQSFLTAQFDEPPFAMVLVDRPAQQVYAGRAAAEELAGRAGLPDLVGSLVRDNYEKIAHVVGLASGRGREPDDVHERYVLADDAQDRFDTLAKDAVDRDIRADA, encoded by the coding sequence ATGGCCCGTTTTAGCTCGGTTCTTATCTACGACGGTGAATGTCCGTACTGCTCAGTGGCTGCGAAAGCCCTCGAACAGGTCGACGATATCGGCGCGATCTCGTGGTACGATGAGTCTGCCCAGTCGTTTCTGACGGCCCAGTTCGACGAGCCGCCGTTTGCAATGGTTTTAGTCGACCGGCCGGCACAGCAGGTGTACGCGGGCCGTGCAGCCGCCGAGGAACTCGCCGGCCGCGCCGGGCTCCCCGATCTCGTTGGCTCGCTCGTCAGAGATAACTACGAGAAAATCGCTCATGTCGTTGGTCTGGCAAGCGGGCGCGGCAGAGAGCCGGATGATGTCCACGAGCGATACGTGCTGGCAGACGACGCACAGGACCGCTTCGACACGCTTGCGAAGGACGCCGTCGATCGGGATATTCGCGCCGACGCGTAG
- a CDS encoding zinc-dependent alcohol dehydrogenase yields MSARTLYFTGGKSVRVDEEAVPDPGPSEVRVRTELSGISPGTELLVYRGEVDSELATDETIDALDGTFSYPLQYGYAAVGCVTAVGDAVDDDWLDQRVFAFNPHESHFLAEPSSLIPTTLPPEQAVFIPNVEAAVNFVMDARPRIGARVVVFGQGPVGLLTTGLLADFPLASLVTVDPCAGRRRLSEALGADRSVSPGNLDDDDADITFELSGNPTALDRAIDATGYAGQVIVGSWYGSKDVSLDLGHHFHRSHIRLRSSQVSRIDPDHADRWDKDRRLDVVRSWLSDTDLSALLTHEIDIERAAEAYQLLESRPDDAVQVVLTYNGHP; encoded by the coding sequence ATGTCCGCCAGAACGCTGTACTTTACCGGCGGGAAGTCGGTTCGGGTTGACGAAGAAGCGGTGCCTGACCCCGGACCATCGGAGGTCCGTGTTCGAACCGAACTCTCAGGAATCAGTCCCGGAACAGAGCTGTTGGTGTACCGTGGTGAGGTCGATTCGGAACTCGCGACCGACGAGACGATCGACGCCCTTGATGGTACGTTCTCGTATCCACTGCAGTACGGCTACGCCGCTGTCGGCTGTGTCACGGCCGTCGGGGACGCGGTTGACGACGACTGGCTCGACCAGCGTGTGTTCGCGTTCAACCCACACGAAAGCCACTTCCTCGCCGAGCCGTCGTCGCTTATTCCCACGACGTTACCGCCGGAGCAGGCGGTGTTCATCCCGAACGTCGAAGCAGCGGTCAACTTCGTGATGGACGCTCGACCGCGTATCGGGGCTCGGGTTGTCGTCTTCGGTCAGGGGCCGGTGGGCCTGTTGACGACCGGGCTGCTGGCCGATTTTCCGCTGGCGTCGCTCGTGACGGTCGATCCCTGTGCGGGCCGCCGTCGGCTCTCGGAAGCGCTCGGGGCAGACCGCTCAGTCTCTCCCGGGAATCTCGATGACGACGACGCCGACATCACGTTCGAGCTCTCGGGGAACCCAACCGCACTCGACAGAGCGATCGACGCCACTGGCTATGCCGGTCAGGTCATCGTCGGTTCGTGGTACGGCTCAAAGGATGTCTCGCTTGACCTCGGACATCACTTCCACCGGAGCCACATCCGCCTTCGCAGCAGTCAGGTGAGCCGCATCGATCCGGATCACGCCGACCGCTGGGACAAGGACCGGCGGCTGGATGTCGTCCGGTCGTGGCTGAGCGACACTGACCTCTCGGCGCTACTGACACATGAGATCGATATCGAGCGTGCAGCCGAAGCGTATCAACTGCTAGAGAGCCGGCCAGACGACGCTGTACAGGTAGTGTTGACGTACAACGGACACCCGTGA
- a CDS encoding DUF7475 family protein has protein sequence MAATETQGRSLDVASLDSRHWLGIIAALVTAAIHLLLGVRLAPSGLGISFILAGLGFLGAIALVALGIRRRLVYAVGIPFTLVQILLWYYVNFAAGPKSFPADVGTLGAADKLAQLVLLAVLVALLR, from the coding sequence ATGGCCGCGACGGAGACACAGGGACGTTCCCTCGACGTAGCCTCACTGGATAGCCGACACTGGCTTGGTATCATCGCGGCACTCGTCACAGCCGCGATACACCTCCTTCTCGGCGTCAGGCTGGCTCCATCCGGGCTCGGTATCAGCTTCATCCTCGCGGGACTGGGGTTTCTCGGCGCTATCGCGCTGGTCGCCTTGGGTATCCGCCGTCGCCTCGTCTACGCTGTCGGTATCCCGTTCACGCTCGTCCAGATACTGCTGTGGTACTACGTCAACTTCGCCGCCGGGCCGAAATCGTTCCCGGCTGATGTCGGGACTCTCGGCGCAGCCGACAAGCTCGCACAGCTCGTCCTGCTTGCGGTCCTCGTTGCGCTGTTGCGATGA
- a CDS encoding CDP-alcohol phosphatidyltransferase family protein: MAEQHGDSPVPVELSVVGGFLIAVIVGMLFPADAMTRWMFHPAVVAGCCWAGQLWYVGRKLSVPPAAGNPWRYIFGMANTVTLLRGGLYAVVAGFLVVPATTDLAWVPAACYGVGVVLDKLDGTVARTVGEQTQLGTRLDMAFDTFGFVVAPLVAVFWGQLPVLYLSLSAARYAYVGGIRWRRYRDRPVFERPDSNLGKYLAGVQMVFITAALVPVVPTELVFRLTPVVLAPSLAVFLRDFLVASGRLPREWFDRQR, encoded by the coding sequence ATGGCCGAGCAACACGGTGACAGCCCAGTTCCCGTCGAACTCTCTGTGGTCGGCGGGTTCCTCATAGCCGTCATCGTCGGCATGCTGTTTCCCGCCGATGCGATGACGCGCTGGATGTTCCACCCGGCGGTCGTCGCGGGCTGTTGCTGGGCTGGACAGCTCTGGTACGTCGGCCGAAAGCTCAGCGTCCCGCCGGCTGCCGGTAACCCCTGGCGCTACATCTTCGGGATGGCGAACACCGTGACGTTACTCCGCGGTGGGCTCTATGCTGTCGTTGCGGGCTTTCTCGTGGTGCCGGCGACGACCGACCTCGCCTGGGTCCCGGCGGCGTGTTACGGCGTCGGCGTCGTGCTGGACAAACTCGACGGCACCGTCGCCCGAACAGTCGGCGAACAGACGCAACTTGGCACGCGGCTGGACATGGCCTTCGACACCTTTGGGTTCGTGGTCGCACCACTCGTCGCGGTCTTCTGGGGCCAACTCCCCGTCCTGTACCTCTCGCTGTCGGCGGCCCGGTACGCCTATGTCGGCGGTATCCGCTGGCGGCGATACCGGGACCGACCGGTTTTCGAGCGGCCCGACAGCAACCTCGGGAAGTATCTCGCCGGCGTCCAGATGGTGTTTATCACTGCCGCACTCGTCCCTGTGGTACCGACAGAACTCGTCTTCAGGCTCACGCCGGTCGTCCTCGCACCGTCGCTGGCGGTGTTCCTTCGTGATTTCCTCGTTGCCAGTGGGCGACTCCCCCGCGAGTGGTTCGACCGGCAGCGTTGA
- a CDS encoding creatininase family protein encodes MSSRRSVCLEEMAWPEIESALENGTRTVVVAVGSIEQHGPHLPLNMDTLDGDELARRIAAEMGDALAAPTIRPGCSGHHMEFPGTITVPPETLMDVIRSYCRSLDTHGFEHIVLVPTHGGNFGPVKTVAPDIARELEAAAIPLADLDEHMQLLNQGLSKAGIEYEQDVIHAGAAETAIVLAIDEGLVRMEDVEPGPEGDISPARLLSDGFKSITENGVLGDPTAATAEAGEAIIENVVGAYVKQATAERNAV; translated from the coding sequence ATGTCTTCTCGCAGGTCAGTGTGTCTTGAGGAGATGGCATGGCCAGAAATTGAGTCTGCCCTCGAAAACGGAACACGGACAGTGGTCGTAGCTGTCGGTTCGATCGAACAGCACGGCCCACACCTGCCGCTGAATATGGATACGCTGGATGGGGATGAACTCGCACGGCGAATAGCGGCCGAGATGGGTGATGCGCTTGCCGCCCCCACAATCCGCCCCGGATGTTCGGGGCATCACATGGAGTTCCCCGGGACAATAACCGTTCCACCCGAGACATTGATGGATGTCATCCGGTCGTACTGCAGGTCACTCGATACCCACGGCTTCGAACACATCGTGCTGGTCCCGACCCACGGTGGGAACTTCGGACCGGTCAAAACCGTGGCACCCGATATCGCACGTGAACTCGAAGCCGCCGCAATCCCGCTCGCCGACCTCGACGAACATATGCAACTGCTGAACCAGGGACTCAGCAAGGCCGGTATCGAGTACGAGCAAGATGTAATTCACGCCGGGGCCGCCGAGACAGCGATTGTGCTGGCCATCGACGAGGGACTCGTCAGGATGGAGGATGTCGAACCCGGGCCTGAAGGTGATATTTCGCCGGCTCGGTTGCTAAGTGACGGATTCAAATCAATTACTGAAAACGGCGTCCTCGGTGATCCGACGGCGGCAACCGCCGAGGCCGGCGAAGCGATCATCGAAAATGTCGTCGGAGCGTACGTCAAGCAGGCCACGGCCGAGCGCAATGCCGTCTAA